The Candidatus Zixiibacteriota bacterium genome includes a window with the following:
- a CDS encoding GAF domain-containing protein codes for MAERIIIIDDEVRMCDSLSALLTGDGYEVKAFVRSTEAADFIRNKRIDLVITDLKMPEMDGLDILQVVSETDSDIPVILMTGYASLESAIEAVARGAYDYLLKPVEFNYLELAVNRALEKRRNNLARLQLIEELKLSNMILQRRMGELNALYEAGKSIGSTANLKDLLRQIVVLASTVTEAQVGSIMQLDERGEYLSIEAAIGLDDEVIASTRLPIGESIAGTVALNGKPLVVEDVEKSSRFGRINKEKYGAASLLCCPLRIKNKVIGVINMANKQSGEAFTENDLRLLTTFASQAAIAVDDASQFEKNRRRLVEFEILHELSKELPSLQSLNHFRAALVDKLVRVFPIDYSIWYNWDVDTRTLMPHGISGRVDLPVTESGGIDLRRVAGDSIHIGPVDADTVDLQNIEELSGYVSAQLEGKRNFPQPKAAFMAIPIFRGNELAHVFYIGADSNIRYSEDDISLARLVISQASLLFEKERSLLNATRLMTMGNMISEISHDLRRPLTSIKGILQVLKMKHPELTNDSELFASANDEIHRLNELVRELVDFSNPNRYETEKIDLRKIVARTAELIGPDLRRDSIEFESEFVDADWDVIVNKNQILEVLLNLFMNATDAMPDGGDLKVIGVIERPDHKKQDYLALKIIDTGCGIGKENLSKIFDRYYTSKDTGTGLGLAVVDRIISAHSGTLNVASEEGKGTTFTLYFPYSR; via the coding sequence ATGGCTGAGAGAATTATTATAATCGACGACGAAGTGCGGATGTGCGATTCGCTATCGGCGCTTCTTACCGGTGACGGATACGAAGTCAAGGCCTTTGTGCGTTCGACAGAGGCCGCCGACTTTATTCGTAACAAGCGGATCGACCTCGTGATTACCGATCTAAAGATGCCCGAGATGGATGGTCTGGATATTCTTCAGGTGGTCAGCGAGACAGATTCCGATATTCCTGTGATTCTGATGACCGGTTATGCCTCGCTTGAGAGCGCTATCGAGGCGGTAGCCCGGGGAGCCTACGATTATCTTCTTAAGCCGGTGGAGTTCAACTATCTGGAGTTAGCGGTTAACCGGGCGCTTGAGAAACGCCGAAACAATCTCGCCCGGTTACAATTGATCGAAGAGCTAAAACTATCGAATATGATTCTTCAGCGCCGTATGGGGGAACTCAATGCCCTCTATGAAGCCGGTAAGTCAATCGGATCGACAGCCAATCTCAAAGACCTGTTGCGGCAAATTGTTGTTCTTGCTTCTACTGTTACTGAAGCCCAGGTCGGGTCTATTATGCAGTTGGATGAGCGAGGAGAATACCTCAGTATTGAAGCCGCGATTGGTCTTGACGATGAAGTCATTGCATCCACCAGGCTGCCCATTGGGGAGTCGATTGCCGGGACAGTTGCTCTTAATGGGAAACCTTTGGTAGTCGAGGATGTAGAAAAAAGCAGCCGATTTGGACGTATCAATAAAGAAAAATACGGTGCCGCTTCATTACTGTGCTGTCCGCTCCGCATCAAGAACAAAGTAATCGGTGTGATCAACATGGCCAACAAGCAGAGCGGAGAAGCTTTCACCGAAAATGACCTGCGGCTCCTGACTACCTTTGCCTCGCAGGCAGCTATCGCTGTTGATGATGCCAGCCAGTTTGAGAAAAACCGTCGCCGGCTGGTAGAGTTTGAAATACTCCACGAGTTGAGTAAGGAACTGCCGAGTCTTCAATCGCTCAATCACTTCCGTGCGGCTCTGGTTGACAAACTGGTTCGTGTCTTTCCGATTGACTATTCAATCTGGTACAATTGGGATGTCGACACCCGAACCCTCATGCCTCACGGGATTTCCGGCCGGGTTGATCTACCAGTTACCGAAAGCGGTGGTATTGATCTGCGCCGCGTCGCCGGCGACTCGATACACATCGGTCCCGTTGATGCCGATACGGTTGATCTACAGAATATAGAAGAACTATCCGGGTATGTGTCCGCTCAGTTGGAGGGAAAGAGGAACTTTCCTCAGCCCAAAGCGGCCTTTATGGCGATACCCATATTCAGGGGCAACGAGCTGGCGCACGTGTTCTATATTGGCGCCGATAGCAACATACGTTACAGCGAGGATGATATCTCGCTGGCCCGTCTTGTCATTTCGCAAGCATCACTACTGTTTGAGAAGGAACGCTCATTGCTCAATGCTACCCGGCTGATGACGATGGGAAATATGATTTCGGAGATCTCTCATGATCTTAGACGGCCATTGACCTCGATCAAGGGAATTCTTCAGGTTCTAAAAATGAAGCATCCCGAACTCACCAACGATTCCGAGCTGTTTGCATCCGCCAATGACGAAATCCACCGCCTCAATGAGTTGGTTCGGGAATTGGTTGATTTTTCAAATCCTAATCGGTACGAGACGGAGAAAATCGACTTGAGGAAAATAGTCGCCCGTACCGCTGAACTGATCGGCCCCGATCTGCGCCGTGACAGTATTGAGTTTGAGTCAGAATTCGTTGATGCCGACTGGGATGTCATTGTGAACAAGAACCAGATTCTGGAAGTGCTGCTGAATCTATTTATGAATGCTACTGATGCCATGCCGGATGGCGGAGACCTGAAAGTTATAGGCGTTATAGAACGACCAGATCATAAAAAACAGGACTACCTGGCCCTGAAGATAATCGATACCGGTTGTGGCATCGGGAAAGAGAATCTCTCGAAGATTTTTGATCGCTATTATACATCGAAGGATACTGGGACAGGCCTTGGTTTAGCTGTTGTAGATCGGATCATCTCAGCCCACAGTGGGACGCTGAACGTTGCTTCGGAAGAAGGAAAAGGGACGACTTTTACGCTCTATTTCCCATATTCCAGGTGA